AGGGTTATGGAAATTATACTGcaaataataatatgacttttatttTCAAGTAACCCTACAACACATCGCTGCTGCACTCGTTTGTATGATGTAAATTCTATTGGGAACCCTCCAAATAAACATTACAATGCATCCATTTCAGTCTGACCCAGGTCTGCTATTAAAGGTGGTAAACAAAAGTGAGCAGGTTTGGGGTCGGAGGAGGGGGCGTCAGGTACCTCAGTGGTTACCTCATTAGCCAGCAACAAACGGGCATACTGAGCGACCAGCAGGAGAGAAGCAACAGTACACATAGTCAAGACATGTGATGTAATCATAGACAACAATGATCAACAGCAACTTTATATGCAGTATCTATCTAGACAAAGGAACAGGACTGCACATTTATGAGAGAGTGAGGACAGAAATCCGCTTTGTGtgacttttactttcatttcctGCTTTAAGACTGgaatttttccatttgtttgctAAATTATTTGCTGACTGGAAATGAAAGTGAAGCCAGTGAAATGGCAAAGCCCAACACAGCCCTGAAAGCATATATTTTAGCCTCTAGCCTGTTCCTGCCTGATGTTGctcattataaatacatttctaggACCAAGCATAACTACAATAATCACAGTGTAAACATAGTTGTTGGACATTCATGTTCTCCACTTATGAATATTAATCTTTCTACAAGAAAACAAGCCTTCCTTTATCGTGGGCCTGGCTTtgcatataaatactgtatataaatatgtgCTATGAATACTTACACTGTTGTCCTCCATTTTCTCCCTCCTCTTCACCTTATGTGTCTCATAGTCTTCCATGAGTGTCTGCATGAAGTTTTTGGGCCGTGATCCTCCAGAGTCCTCACTGCCGGCGTCAGACAGGGCTCCTTCTGAAGGCGATGGCGAGACAGGCGGAGCAGGTCGAACCTTCTCGATCTTTCCTACACCGCAATATAAGTAAATACAGCGTGGGTTTAATTAATTCGAACACAACCAGTCGTTCTTGTACACTTACTTTCCACAGCTGATTTGGCCAGCAATTACCCAAAATTCTGAAAAACGTAAAACCGGACCTGAGTTTTAATTAGCCATTAAGTAGTCCATATGTAACCCACTTGGTTAAGTCAGCCCCGCATTCCACCTGGTTTCAAACCAGGGTCCGCAGAATGAGAGCAAAGAGCGCTAGCCcttgagctaaaatttgggatTGTCAACTCAATGTCCAGCacgactcttaaggtgtcaggcaGTGCGTGGCTTTTACCAACCTACTTGACATCCATTACACATATAAAACCAGAAATACTACACCAAGCATCCTGTAAGAGTTGGTCAACAAAACAATGGGGTTCTCTTGAAGGTGCTGTCCCTTTTAGGCTCCAAACTACACTtactttttcaaccaaaaacataagaacaccaccaccagctagcaGATATTACGAGTAGTGCTTTTAAAGAACAACTTCAACACATAAAAGGTCTATATCTGACACAATTCAAAGTTAAACTTCGTAAAAATGTCTTTCGACAATGATCAGCGTTCATGGCTTTCACTCACCGCTGTCTGGTAGTTCGCGTAAATGTCAGTCGTGCGTGGACATACACaacagcagtctcagagaagcaacTGACAATGTGGagttgtgtggttatgataggctatacatggTTATATGCTAACGCTCTTAGGCTttagtagtactactactactgctttGAAGTAAAAATGTGCACCAGCTACACAAAATCACCACAGGTTTGTAGGTGTGTACAATGCTCTTCTACCAGACGTCATACTGCTAACGAACCTGGTGCTGTTCTTGCTGTCAGCGTGAGTCGACTTGGCAGGCTGTTGCTCTTCAACTTGTCTGCCGGGTTTATGGTGGTTTTCCGCATCCCCGTTCTCGCAGGAACTTGACTGCTGCTGGTAGCGTTCCCGGCACGAGGGACAACAGCAGGTTGAGCCTCTCTCTGTTTCTTTAGTTCTTCCTCTCTTTGCTGAGCTGCTCGGATCTCCTCTTCGATCATGGACAAGGTGCGTTGCTTCTTGGAGCGCAGGCGGAAGGGCCCACTTGCAACCTCCACCTCAGGGCCTTTCGTTGCTGCTGCCGTGCTACGAAGTTCAGCAGCTTCAGAATATTTACTGAAGTAGCTGAACTCTGATTTTTCTGGGCTTGGAGGAGAAGGGGGACGGCAGACCGGGGTCGGCCTGGGGACAGAAGCAGTTGTGACAGAGCACGGTGCTGGAGCAGAAACCGGGGCTGAGGAAGCAAGTGCTCTGGTATAAGAAGACTGGATTTTGATCCTTGGTCCTCCCTCTTTGGGTCTACGTGGTGGAGAGATGGGTTGAGAAAGAGTTGGAGATGGTTGTGAAGGCTGTGTTGGATTAGGTGAATGTTGCTGCTGCAGAACGTCCTGTATTTCTATCGGCTTCTCTTGGCAAGAAACCTGAGCCTCTAGTggccggtctgtctgtggggaTGGGTTAGATGTAGCGGCGCTGGAAGAGCTGGAGGACACAGGTGACTGGAGACGATCGGACTCACCAAAAGACAGAGGGGAGGAGGATACTGGCACTGGGCTACTTGTTGAAGCTGAGGATGAAGACACAGGGCTGCTCATTTGTGAAGAATCTAAATTTGAGAGCGGAAACTGCCAGTCACCTCCGTTGGTCGAAAGGGCATTTTGGATGACATTCTGGACAAGTACTCCTGCCTGATATTCCAGCTCATCCTCAGCTCCGCTGCCAGTGGCTCGCCCATTGACTGGAGTAGTGGGCTGGGGGGTAGGTGGTGACACCGGCGTAAGCGGCAACGGAGTAGGGGGAAGTGAGGCTCCGCTGTCTGAAACACTATCCAAGCTAAACACTGTTGTGTCCTGAGAGCGGACCGATAACTCTTCCAATCCAGAGTCGGACTCCTCTGGGTGAAAGCCTGAGTGGAAGTGGCTCTTCCCTTCCTCTTCATCACTTAAGTTTGTCATTACAGCTCGAACACTGGTAAACTCTCCAGGAACTCCTTCATCATACCAGGTCACATGACACTCTCCGGTTTCTGTAACAATGTTGTTGCTCCCATTGTTGGCCCTGGGTACAGACTTTGAGAAGGGCCTGGCGGAGTATATGTGAGGAGCTATGGAATTCTTGGTCACGTCCCCTTGCAGGAATTGCTTCCTGGCAGATGAGAAGTCaatctttttttccacaatgtcTTCCTTCCTGATTAGCTCTGGGTCAAAAGTCACCAATGTGGGCGGTCCAGTCACCTGGGGCTGCCATTGAGGATAGGGACACGAAAACAAAGGAGAGTACTGAAAATCGAGtgaaatcaccatcaaatgaaatgcaaaagGATAACCTTAATGTGACGCCGCACTGAGAGTTTTGATCAAATATTCCACTCGCATTCAATAAACCTAGGAAAGTGCTTACTTCCATGCATATCTTCCTACCTGCGTGTATGCATATGGTTGATTCTGCCTCTGTTGTTTTCTCTCCTGGTATTTTTTGAGAGACTCCAGCTGTTCTGCGTCCAGCTGTTGCTCCAAAGGAACCTTGGAAGAATGGACCAATCAATCAAAGATCCAGTCAATGAATCAGTCAGTAGCTGTCTACCTCTTGAGGAGGGTTCCACCAACGTTGAGCAATGCCCGGGTTTTTCTTCACAGCCTGATCTCTGATCAGCTCCTGACGCTCACGCTCCAACTCGTGGACCTGTTGGATTGGATGAAAAACCATGAAGGAGGACTGATGCAACAATGACCATTGTCAGCTTCAGAATGGTCTAGCTACATGGTATTCCAAGCTTCCACCATGCAACAAATACAGGTTAGGCTGAGCTTTGTGGTGCTCTCTACAGTTTTGGCTGTGTGCACAGATCTGCAGACATTATTGATAAATTTGacaagtgtttgtgtgttacgTGTTTAAACTGTGAGATTGTGTGATTACCTCCTCTGAATTCCGTCTCCTCGTCACTCTGACATGCTGCTCTTCTCCTGGCGTAAAGAGTTTTGCTGGCCGCTTGTCTTCCTGAAAAGCTCTCAGCTCAAACTTTGCGCTCCTGAGGCTAGATTCCTCCCTCGGCACATGCCCGTTGGTTTTTACACCAGATTCGTCCTGGTGTACGAAGGTGGTTTGTCTTTGCCCCTCCAcagtgattgactggtgatatCCAGGGGACGAATTGGACACATTCACAAAAGAATATTTTCCATCTATGGTAACTGGTGTTGTGTACGCAGAAGGGGAAGAGTTTCCATTTGTAGGTGTTTCCGAGGCCGCATCGAGCACCTGGTCCAGGTAACGAATCTCCTATGGACAGAAAACATAGTCAAAGATAGAAACCAAAATTTGCTAACaggcatgtttttatttttgtttacatgaccTGTTCAGGATTTTTGAAGCtatggtggtgggctgcatgggagggcggattGCCCTTGACTATATCGTGCCGCTGCGGTGTCtgcaatttttctttttataagaaatagcatttttttatgacttatttattaattaacttatttatgtcactttttcaacaactagcagaacatgaaccgaaaACACTGCAAAGTTGTTAATttcatggcaaagttgctgaaatcactgccaacatttaaattgcactttatttacaaagcacatctccactcagtgtgctcatttgtcattgaatacagttgtcatgtttgaatagaacacttatgaAAATACTAacaggtgaagcaaatattcattggtgaactactcaacattagctggtgagctactgctagcataggagctacctgttggaAACCCTTGCGATAgtgtcactgtctaaagctgaaCACACaatgtgtttctgttgcacaacttggacacacaactagtgttttgatgacaagccataagtattagaattataacaagagagcaagattgttaagtgacacttttaaaaagttaaGTTGTGGTGATGATCGTAGCTCATAGCgcgacaaaaacgagctagcgaGATGCCGCCTGCCagtcatgtaaacaaaaatgccaacatttaaatgagATTGacacgtgagcgatcacacacactggcatagataggcttagcatgtgacaagctgtcgtcaattgagtATACATTTTAACAGGCGATTGCTAATTCGCCTAATAAGAAACAAAAGTGAAAGTCTACATAAGACTTGTCACGTATCTAGTCGCATGCGGacgtgccagcaaggcagactgTGATTCCGATGCAtgctcatcaaaataaaagtgcagacaaacatttttataataactaatttttaaggtgtgccgttttttttattttgtagtggcgcaccgtCACGAACAATTAGACCCTGCTGTTCATTTAAGCGCCAGAATAGCTTTTGTGGAGGTAGCCGTCTTGTTTTCCGACTTTGTAACTGAAACATCACTAGGTCAGCTATGACATCATTCCCACCGCCGACTTCCGGCCAAATGGAACGCAGCATAAGGACGCCTGTTACGATTACAAATTGGCCATGATTCAAAAGTGAGTTGGCCAACTTGGAATCGGGCTCGTAAGTGGCAAAATTTGCACGGTGTATATGCATCGTAAGTGATAAGTGTTGTCATGATGATGGTGGTAAAACTACAGACCAATGAAGTTTTGACTTCACAAAGGTTGCCAACTTAAAAGATTGTCTTTACGTTGTACTATGACCTCACAGCTGTTTGACTGTTCCAGTAATTGTGGTTGCAACTGACAATAGCGCACTTCATCAATTAAATATGTTGTCGCAAGTGAAGGAATCAGCATTTAGTGCGTACAAGCAGACAAAGCAGAAACTTGTCAATGTTTTCTTTGAGGACGAGAAAAGGGCTCTGAAGAATCAGGTAAAGGACCTGAACAGTCAACTTCAACTGGCAAAGGAAGAGATCAACTGTCAAGGACAAAAATTGGCGGATCTCTCTGCCAAGCTGCAGTCAGAAGGCAATGAGAACAAGATTCTCTGGGACCAGGTGGAATTTTTGACCAGTGAGTTTAAATTTGGAAGCAAAACGAAAGAGAATGAGGCCAAACCGCTGCAACAACAAGAGGAAACAGGAAACAAGAGCTTCATGAAAAACCATCAGAGGATCCTGAAAGAAGAGGACGACAAAATGGAGGACAACAGCCGCAATATGCTGCAACAGCGTCAGAGCAGTCAGTTCCAAGTAGGATGCAAGTTCTCAGTGGAGTCAAGTGATTCGTTTCTTGAAGAAATGCCTTATCCGATTTCCCAAGAGAAATGCTGGTGGAGGGAACTACAAAAAGAAGTCATAGAAATGCGGCAAGACAATAACCAGATAACTCCGGTCGAGTGATAATACGCCCCTTTTAGGGTAAGAATATGAATAGTAGAATGCCATTTCTCAAACTATTATGTTCTAGTTGTAACATTCATGCTTTATAGCACATCGGCCACGATAAGCAGTCCAAATGGTTCAGATGTGATGCATGTGTGACTGGCAGAAATCAAGTGTTGGACACACTGTTAGTCGCAATCAAGTTTCAGGTTGTCATGGTGATGCTCGCGAAGCCAAGGACTAAGGCCTGACTCGACAAAGGTTTGGAATGTCCTTtgtatgatgacatcacagcccTGTAAGCAGTTATGCGCTTTTGTAGTAATGGCTGACTCTTCATGATCAGTCGAGACCATAAAATCTCAATTTACTTCCCGCATTCTGATGTGAGTGCTTCTTCTACCGCAagataaaaaaatgttgtcacgAGTGAGGGAATTAGCGTTTGGTAGCTATCACTCGGCCAAGCAGAGGCTCCTCGGCGTTTTCTGCGAGGGAGACCGAGCATCTCTGGAGAGTCAAGTGAAGGACCTGAAGGTTCAGCTCAAAATGGCAAAGGAACAAATAAGCTGTCAAGGTCAAAAATTAGAAGATCTTTCTGCTAAGCTGAAATCAGAGGGGAATGAAAACAAGATCCTCTGGGACCAGGTGGAATATTTAACCAATGAGGTCCAAACCGAAAGCAAGCAGCAAGAGACCAAGCAGGAACCAGAACACGGTTATTGGGAAAAGCGTTTGAGGAGCAGCGTTCTCGGGGGAACGGGAGACGGACCTATGCTGGAACTGAACAATCCTATCGAAGCGTATCGTAGCTTTTTGGGGGACAGCAGCGATACATTGTCCACAAGTGATTCATCTTCCACAGAGACGAGTGAGTCTTCATTTTTTGGCGAAACAAGCGATACGTCGTCTGAGTCGTTATCCGAAGACACATATGATCTGGTCTTAAATGAAATGCTGTGGGGGGGTCTAAAAAATGACGATATCCAGATGTGACAGGATTATTAACAATCAACAGATGTTCCACATGAGTGACCCTTACGAAGCCGGAAGCCTGTTATTCTGAAGCTGAGCATCAGTGTCCACCATGTACACTTTAAATGCCATTGTGTTCAGAATTGTTGTACATTTGTTGGAATGTTTCATCCAGAATATTGAAGGCTGACAGAAGGGATTGTGTGGCTTCTTTTTATGTTGCAAgcatctatttttttaatccCAGGGGAAGTTTCTGCGGCCGTATCTTGCCTTTAGTATGAAAATTGACTTGCACAAATTCAAATTATACACCAAAAGTATTTGTACATCTACAAAAGTTAAAAATCGTGAAGCACCAGTCAAACTGTGTGCATGCTACTTGTACAGATGGGTGGTGCCATTATGATTCGGGGGAGGGGCCGCAGAGCCCGACCGATTTCGCGGCGGCCCGAGCAATTGGACCGATTATGATGTATGACTGATTAATCAACATCGGTGAATATGTAACCGATACATGAACTGTTTTTTGCGGGGAAACAAACTCCAttttttacacacattttttgaTATATTGCAGGCTctgaaagcagctacattgttacatcAAATGTAGTTCAGTCCCTTGTATTAAGGCTAGTaacgtgatgcatgttttgattctTATTTCgtttgtagtcaacttttttttcccactgtgtttgctttatttgtttttgagctttttgcaaatactcagtggctgcagatgtAACTTTTCAACAGCcagtaaatatgactaattgatattggtaagatgtGAATACGCCTTTTATAAACATCCGAGCaaaccagttagcctccaatttatttcttctaaccTTAAAGTGTTTGAAATGGAATCGGGAAGAAGGACCAAGTGACGTAAGaacttttctttcactcttatgtcggacatgccatgactccatgcagtgtgaaggtaatgtaatctaaggtaatatctcatcaacgtaacattactgacgccaaaaaaagtgacaatttttttgaaaaaccacaacacATCAAtatttgaaccacgatgtagcaagggacaactATTTTAAAGTAGACATTGTTTTTGTTGGCAAATTTTAACAATCATtaaacacaaaagctaagcagttttgttttgcattttgttcccttactgtacataaaatgaaccaaaccgtgGCTTTAATGCCGAGGTACGTATTACACATTATGCATTACACCCCTAATTTCAGCGGTTGCAAACGCATGTACAAATGACTCATATTGTGTGAGATTCAACATGCTGTACCTGTTCCACCTCGCTGTCACTGTGGCCTTGGTCACTGGATCTGCTCAGGCAGCCATGCTGGATCTTCTGGCTCTCCACTTCCATGATGAGCGGTCCGTCAGTTATGATGCTGACCGATTCCTGGAAACTGACACTCTTCAAGGCTCTCTCCTTTGGTATTGTGCCACTGACATCCTCGGGTGCCTGCCACGATTTctgtgaatggaaaaaaaagatgcacgAGCTGAACATTCATACTCAGTCTGCATTGCAGTGATAGCATATGGTAAATGTGTGGAGTGTGTCTTTGCTCAGTCCAACCACTAAGTGGAGCCAACTCCAGTTCTGCTGATGTTGAACAGACCTAAACATAACCTCTCAAGAAATCTTCAAGTCACATATTTGGCAATGACTTTTTAGAATTTCTGGCTTATGATTAACACATGCATCCACACTGAACTCTGCATATGAATGCGTCAAATACCGCGCCATACGTCACTGATGATAGTAGTTTTGCTATTAAAACTACAGCTACTGGACTTCGGCATTGTT
This Dunckerocampus dactyliophorus isolate RoL2022-P2 chromosome 17, RoL_Ddac_1.1, whole genome shotgun sequence DNA region includes the following protein-coding sequences:
- the LOC129170251 gene encoding uncharacterized protein LOC129170251 isoform X3, yielding MEKRRRAEGVAAMMSDTPLQRNGTATIRMSCEEAQLHKERLQALAEKRKRQTEIEDKRSQLDELVLQLQHVKSKAMRERWLLQGMGAEEEEARRKQLELDEEQGKKLEDMIQRLESEIGALESEESQISAKEQVLRERLKETERSIEDLQKSLMSRDGEATGCTSAPLSDCADLDPDHLIPATLPRTSPPAPGEKAAPRPAMFAMEINVQHDPQTGEQRVLSANRVSPSEAGARGVKVYDDGRKVVYEVTSSGGVSTTSLENGWSSSQVDQLIQRAARPVRGGDDRKGQVLVTPAAPQAYVSPADVNDLSPPSCAPPSIPSSPPAQVTLQRETRLGMMPPSSAPIMTQPGPSAHPEPELGSFPQASAEHPVTMVFLGYQDLEDTSDSRRLLGFDGTVKAEVVLIDEDDEKSLREKTVTDLSVIDGTAADLVSGRPVTSEAASTELSSDGRDPDSAASPPPNPDANKAPPPGLTPATGHGVAMTTTNGHQAAMPSRRPHTAMKSWQAPEDVSGTIPKERALKSVSFQESVSIITDGPLIMEVESQKIQHGCLSRSSDQGHSDSEVEQEIRYLDQVLDAASETPTNGNSSPSAYTTPVTIDGKYSFVNVSNSSPGYHQSITVEGQRQTTFVHQDESGVKTNGHVPREESSLRSAKFELRAFQEDKRPAKLFTPGEEQHVRVTRRRNSEEVHELERERQELIRDQAVKKNPGIAQRWWNPPQEVPLEQQLDAEQLESLKKYQERKQQRQNQPYAYTQPQVTGPPTLVTFDPELIRKEDIVEKKIDFSSARKQFLQGDVTKNSIAPHIYSARPFSKSVPRANNGSNNIVTETGECHVTWYDEGVPGEFTSVRAVMTNLSDEEEGKSHFHSGFHPEESDSGLEELSVRSQDTTVFSLDSVSDSGASLPPTPLPLTPVSPPTPQPTTPVNGRATGSGAEDELEYQAGVLVQNVIQNALSTNGGDWQFPLSNLDSSQMSSPVSSSSASTSSPVPVSSSPLSFGESDRLQSPVSSSSSSAATSNPSPQTDRPLEAQVSCQEKPIEIQDVLQQQHSPNPTQPSQPSPTLSQPISPPRRPKEGGPRIKIQSSYTRALASSAPVSAPAPCSVTTASVPRPTPVCRPPSPPSPEKSEFSYFSKYSEAAELRSTAAATKGPEVEVASGPFRLRSKKQRTLSMIEEEIRAAQQREEELKKQREAQPAVVPRAGNATSSSQVPARTGMRKTTINPADKLKSNSLPSRLTLTARTAPGKIEKVRPAPPVSPSPSEGALSDAGSEDSGGSRPKNFMQTLMEDYETHKVKRREKMEDNSVLEATRVTRRKSDMALKWEAGIYANEDGEEEEEEEEEEEEE
- the LOC129170251 gene encoding uncharacterized protein LOC129170251 isoform X2 — translated: MEKRRRAEGVAAMMSDTPLQRNGTATIRMSCEEAQLHKERLQALAEKRKRQTEIEDKRSQLDELVLQLQHVKSKAMRERWLLQGMGAEEEEARRKQLELDEEQGKKLEDMIQRLESEIGALESEESQISAKEQVLRERLKETERSIEDLQKSLMSRDGEATGCTSAPLSDCADLDPDHLIPATLPRTSPPAPGEKAAPRPAMFAMEINVQHDPQTGEQRVLSANRVSPSEAGARGVKVYDDGRKVVYEVTSSGGVSTTSLENGWSSSQVDQLIQRAARPVRGGDDRKGQVLVTPAAPQAYVSPADVNDLSPPSCAPPSIPSSPPAQVTLQRETRLGMMPPSSAPIMTQPGPSAHPEPELGSFPQASAEHPVTMVFLGYQDLEDTSDSRRLLGFDGTVKAEVVLIDEDDEKSLREKTVTDLSVIDGTAADLVSGRPVTSEAASTELSSDGRDPDSAASPPPNPDANKAPPPGLTPATGHGVAMTTTNGHQAAMPSRRPHTAMKSWQAPEDVSGTIPKERALKSVSFQESVSIITDGPLIMEVESQKIQHGCLSRSSDQGHSDSEVEQEIRYLDQVLDAASETPTNGNSSPSAYTTPVTIDGKYSFVNVSNSSPGYHQSITVEGQRQTTFVHQDESGVKTNGHVPREESSLRSAKFELRAFQEDKRPAKLFTPGEEQHVRVTRRRNSEEVHELERERQELIRDQAVKKNPGIAQRWWNPPQEVPLEQQLDAEQLESLKKYQERKQQRQNQPYAYTQPQVTGPPTLVTFDPELIRKEDIVEKKIDFSSARKQFLQGDVTKNSIAPHIYSARPFSKSVPRANNGSNNIVTETGECHVTWYDEGVPGEFTSVRAVMTNLSDEEEGKSHFHSGFHPEESDSGLEELSVRSQDTTVFSLDSVSDSGASLPPTPLPLTPVSPPTPQPTTPVNGRATGSGAEDELEYQAGVLVQNVIQNALSTNGGDWQFPLSNLDSSQMSSPVSSSSASTSSPVPVSSSPLSFGESDRLQSPVSSSSSSAATSNPSPQTDRPLEAQVSCQEKPIEIQDVLQQQHSPNPTQPSQPSPTLSQPISPPRRPKEGGPRIKIQSSYTRALASSAPVSAPAPCSVTTASVPRPTPVCRPPSPPSPEKSEFSYFSKYSEAAELRSTAAATKGPEVEVASGPFRLRSKKQRTLSMIEEEIRAAQQREEELKKQREAQPAVVPRAGNATSSSQVPARTGMRKTTINPADKLKSNSLPSRLTLTARTAPGKIEKVRPAPPVSPSPSEGALSDAGSEDSGGSRPKNFMQTLMEDYETHKVKRREKMEDNSYARLLLANEVLEATRVTRRKSDMALKWEAGIYANEDGEEEEEEEEEEEEE